One region of Yersinia bercovieri ATCC 43970 genomic DNA includes:
- the mtnN gene encoding 5'-methylthioadenosine/S-adenosylhomocysteine nucleosidase → MKVGIIGAMEEEVTLLRDKIENRQTLSRAGCEIYSGQLNGVDVALLKSGIGKVAAAMGTTLLLEHFQPDIVINTGSAGGLASSLKVGDIVVSTEVRYHDADVTAFGYEPGQMAGCPAAFVADASLIALAESCIKQLNLNAVRGLICSGDAFINGAAPLERIRTTFPTVAAVEMEAAAIGHVCHLFKTPFVVVRAISDVADQESHLSFDEFLVVAAKQSTLMIEAMLTTLAQRG, encoded by the coding sequence ATGAAAGTTGGCATTATTGGTGCAATGGAAGAAGAAGTGACGCTGCTGCGTGACAAAATTGAAAATCGCCAAACCTTATCCCGTGCGGGTTGCGAAATTTATAGCGGCCAACTCAATGGCGTGGATGTCGCATTACTGAAGTCAGGTATTGGTAAGGTAGCAGCCGCAATGGGTACCACCTTGCTGCTAGAACATTTCCAACCTGATATCGTGATCAACACCGGTTCGGCGGGTGGCCTGGCTTCCAGCCTGAAAGTGGGCGATATCGTGGTCTCGACTGAGGTTCGCTACCACGATGCCGATGTCACTGCCTTTGGCTATGAACCGGGCCAGATGGCCGGTTGCCCAGCCGCTTTCGTTGCTGATGCCAGCCTGATTGCGCTGGCGGAAAGTTGCATCAAGCAATTGAATTTAAACGCAGTACGCGGCCTGATTTGCAGCGGAGATGCATTTATTAATGGTGCCGCCCCTCTGGAGCGTATTCGCACCACCTTCCCGACCGTAGCCGCAGTTGAAATGGAAGCCGCAGCAATCGGCCATGTTTGTCATCTGTTCAAGACGCCATTCGTTGTCGTACGCGCTATTTCAGATGTCGCAGATCAAGAGTCTCACCTGAGCTTTGATGAATTCCTGGTTGTCGCCGCTAAACAGTCGACACTGATGATCGAAGCCATGTTAACCACGCTGGCTCAACGCGGTTAA